The stretch of DNA CCATGGATGCAAATTGGATGACAATGTTTTAATTGGGATGAATGCAACAGTTCTTAACGGCGCACACATCTCTAAAAATTCAATTGTAGGTGCGGGGGCCGTCGTAAGTGAAGGAAAAGAATTCCCCGAAGGAAGTTTAATTTTAGGCGTTCCGGCCAAAGCTATTAAAGAGTTAACTCCTGAACAAGTTGAACTTATTCAGAACAATGCAGATAATTACGTTAAACTTTCTAAACAGTATAAGGAAGATTAAATCATGAAAGCAAGGAAAATTGTAGATGAAATGGATTCCTATGTTCCGGGAAGGTCTCAAGATGAGATTGCAAAGGATTTCAATCTAAAAAAAGAGGATATTATTAAATTAGGATCCAATGAAAATCCATGGGGTCCTTCTCCTAAAGCATTGGAAGCTATTAAAAAGGAGATTAATTCAATAAACAGATATCCTGAATCACAATTACATGAGCTGGTTTCAGAAATTGCCAAATATTCTGGAGTTGACGATTCGCAGGTAATTATCGGTGGGGATGGAGCTGATGAAATCATTGATGTTTTAGCAAAGACATTCATTGATAATGGTGATGAGTTCATTGTTCCTTTACCGTCTTATATGTACTATGAATATTTATTAAAGCAATACGGTGCAATTCCTGTCTATGCAAAATGGGATTTGGAAAAAAATGGGCTGGATGTAGATTCAATCAATCAGGCCATTAGTGACAAGACCAAAATGATTTTCCTGTGCAGTCCAAACAACCCTACAGGCACATTAATCGATAAAGAAACATTAAAGGAAATCGCTTCCAAAAACAAGGATGTTCTAATTGTTATTGATGAAGCTTACTTTGAATATTCTGAAGTTACCAATAAGGATTTGATTAATGAATTTGATAATATTTTCATCATTCG from Methanobrevibacter sp. YE315 encodes:
- a CDS encoding gamma carbonic anhydrase family protein, whose amino-acid sequence is MENKKDSIVICPGAQVLGDVELGENVSVWHGAVIRGDTDSITIGDNSNVQDNCVVHCTKGFPVEIGKNVSVGHGAVVHGCKLDDNVLIGMNATVLNGAHISKNSIVGAGAVVSEGKEFPEGSLILGVPAKAIKELTPEQVELIQNNADNYVKLSKQYKED
- the hisC gene encoding histidinol-phosphate transaminase, with protein sequence MKARKIVDEMDSYVPGRSQDEIAKDFNLKKEDIIKLGSNENPWGPSPKALEAIKKEINSINRYPESQLHELVSEIAKYSGVDDSQVIIGGDGADEIIDVLAKTFIDNGDEFIVPLPSYMYYEYLLKQYGAIPVYAKWDLEKNGLDVDSINQAISDKTKMIFLCSPNNPTGTLIDKETLKEIASKNKDVLIVIDEAYFEYSEVTNKDLINEFDNIFIIRTMSKVLGLAGMRIGYGLACAEIIEYMHRIKPVFSLTRLSFAAALNTFRDKDYIEESIRKGIESRQYLYDEVSKIDGLDPFPSKSNFILIRVKDTGFTASELALELMKKGIIVRDCTSFKGLDEYWIRISICTLEDDKKFIDILKEVLS